Part of the Aureitalea marina genome, GGCATCGATGAACTTGAATCGGGAGAATCCATAAGAGGCAATGAATCCGGAGAAGGTCAACGCATCGGAGACGATGAAAAACCACATCATCAACTTACCATAACTCGCATTGAGTGGACGGTTACCTCCGCCCCAAACTTTTCCCTCTGTTCCCGTTTTCGCTACAGTAGCTTCCATAGGGTGATCTTGGTGTTAATTTTTGCCAAAAATACGATTAATTTTTATCTGACGAAATAGAAAAATAAAAAGAGATATATCCACAAAATATCGACGAAATGCCAGAAGGTACAGGTCAGTTCCAATCCCAAGGTATTTCCTTCAGAATAGCCATTTCTAAGCTGCTTGAACAGGGTAATCAATAAGGCGATCAGGGCTACAACGACATGCGCTATATGAACCACAGCGATCAGGTAGATAAAAGTGGTCTTTGGGTTGCTGGTGGCACCGGTAAAATTATATCCGTAGGACTCAATGATCTGTGAGAATCCCGCAAACTGTAGCCAGATAAATACACAACCCAAGACGAAGGTTGTCATCAACAAAGCTGTACCTACCTTCTGAGAGCTCCTTATAATGCTTCTTTTGGCAAACTCCATGGACAAACTACTCAGGACGATCACCAATAAACTGAGGGTAAAAGCCTGCGGTAATTCGAAATCTGCCAACCAATCCGGCCGCTCCCTACTTACCACATAAGCACTCGTAAAAGCGGCAAAGCTCATGGCCAGACTGATGATACCAAACCAGAGCATCATCTTCTTGGCCCTTCTGCGTTTCTTTTCTTCTGTTCCTTCTGTATAATCCATTAACGCACAAATTTATCGACTACAAAGATCACTTGTAGCAGCGTGATATAGCTAACACTGACCAACATCAATTGACGTGCGGCCTTGTCTGTTCGCTTTCTGTATAATCTGATGGCATAGTACACCATCCATATCCCCAATCCAAGTACCAGTATGGCCGCTATGGGGCTTAAATAAAGAGAACCGGTCATACCCGAGGCGGGAACCAGAGATGCAAGTACAGTCCATACACTGTAAAGTACGATCTGAATAGCTGTATTCTTGTCC contains:
- a CDS encoding cytochrome c oxidase subunit 3; this translates as MDYTEGTEEKKRRRAKKMMLWFGIISLAMSFAAFTSAYVVSRERPDWLADFELPQAFTLSLLVIVLSSLSMEFAKRSIIRSSQKVGTALLMTTFVLGCVFIWLQFAGFSQIIESYGYNFTGATSNPKTTFIYLIAVVHIAHVVVALIALLITLFKQLRNGYSEGNTLGLELTCTFWHFVDILWIYLFLFFYFVR